The following proteins come from a genomic window of Ferviditalea candida:
- a CDS encoding class I SAM-dependent methyltransferase has product MGTYFRTNYDQLMKPLEKRMFSRIRSKLLAKAQGHVLEVGSGTGINFPLYTNVEVTAIEPDQTMRDQSMKRVKEASVPIQVEDGDAQRLKFADDTFDTVVGTLVLCSIPDPLQALQEMRRVLKSQGKFLLFEHIRSDNPVLGKTMDILTPAWKRMFDGCHLNRNTVEIIRNAGIEIESIHRMFNRIFVVIEGSNPKQSY; this is encoded by the coding sequence ATGGGTACATATTTCAGGACTAATTACGATCAACTCATGAAACCGCTGGAGAAACGGATGTTTTCGCGCATTCGCTCCAAGCTTCTGGCAAAGGCCCAGGGTCATGTGTTGGAGGTGGGGTCGGGAACCGGCATCAATTTTCCGTTGTACACGAATGTTGAAGTCACGGCAATCGAGCCTGACCAAACGATGAGGGACCAGTCGATGAAGCGGGTCAAAGAAGCATCAGTCCCAATTCAAGTGGAGGATGGGGACGCGCAGCGGCTGAAATTTGCCGACGATACCTTTGATACTGTTGTGGGCACTCTTGTGCTTTGTTCGATACCGGATCCGTTGCAAGCTCTTCAGGAAATGAGGCGGGTTTTGAAAAGTCAGGGCAAGTTTTTGCTGTTTGAACACATTCGCTCCGACAACCCCGTTTTGGGAAAAACCATGGATATTCTCACGCCGGCTTGGAAGAGGATGTTCGACGGCTGCCATTTAAACCGAAATACGGTTGAGATCATTAGAAATGCCGGAATAGAGATCGAATCCATTCATAGGATGTTCAACCGCAT
- a CDS encoding FAD-dependent monooxygenase, whose product MNNSEANSFHRPVIVVGAGPVGMTAALALRRHGIPATILEAEPEGRMRPGSRAIYIHKATLKLLEEISPGLGFKLAQRGLVWPLKRTLFRGKEVYRRVYATPDPKELPPFTSLPQTEIEAFMLQACKDAGVEFVWNTPVSDVKTDDRRVTIATETGQVWTAEYVVGADGSRSVVRKSLGIKMEGARSPNAFVVVDVKEDPDNPLPLERIFHYQHPAMGGRNVLYVPFTGGWRIDLQLFEGDDPDDFSSTEGVKAWLRKVFDPKYAERITWVSTYQFLQVVAEEFTDPNYRVLLAGESCHLFAPFGARGLNSGVPDAVAAVKAINTALNAREAAAGQQAVMIAADKRKKAAMHNRANAGVALNHLQGNSFEMRVKRYWAAALAPMMPKLGRWLDEGPYGPKAGPSASSKY is encoded by the coding sequence ATGAATAACAGTGAAGCTAATTCGTTTCATCGTCCGGTTATTGTGGTAGGCGCCGGACCGGTAGGCATGACGGCGGCGCTGGCTTTGCGCCGGCATGGAATTCCAGCGACGATTTTGGAAGCGGAGCCCGAGGGCCGCATGCGTCCGGGCAGCCGCGCGATCTATATTCACAAAGCGACGCTGAAGCTGCTGGAGGAAATTTCTCCGGGATTGGGCTTCAAGCTGGCCCAGAGAGGCTTGGTATGGCCGCTGAAGCGGACGCTGTTCCGCGGCAAAGAGGTGTACCGCAGAGTTTATGCGACACCGGATCCGAAGGAGCTTCCACCGTTTACCAGCCTGCCGCAGACGGAAATCGAGGCGTTTATGCTTCAGGCCTGTAAAGACGCGGGGGTAGAATTTGTGTGGAATACTCCGGTCAGTGACGTAAAAACGGACGACCGCCGGGTCACGATAGCGACCGAAACGGGGCAGGTTTGGACTGCCGAGTATGTGGTCGGAGCGGACGGGTCGCGTTCGGTCGTGCGCAAGTCGCTCGGCATCAAGATGGAGGGCGCGCGGTCCCCGAACGCCTTCGTGGTGGTGGATGTAAAGGAGGATCCGGATAACCCGCTGCCGCTGGAGCGCATTTTCCATTACCAGCATCCGGCGATGGGCGGCCGAAATGTGCTTTATGTGCCTTTTACCGGTGGATGGCGGATCGATCTTCAATTATTTGAAGGGGATGACCCCGATGATTTCAGCAGCACCGAAGGGGTTAAAGCCTGGCTGCGCAAAGTGTTTGATCCGAAATATGCGGAACGGATAACCTGGGTATCGACGTATCAGTTTCTGCAGGTAGTGGCTGAAGAATTCACCGATCCGAACTACCGGGTGCTGCTGGCCGGCGAATCCTGCCATCTGTTTGCGCCGTTTGGAGCGCGGGGATTGAATTCGGGCGTGCCGGACGCGGTGGCGGCGGTGAAGGCGATCAATACGGCGCTGAACGCCAGAGAAGCGGCCGCGGGACAGCAGGCGGTCATGATCGCTGCGGACAAACGCAAGAAAGCGGCAATGCACAACCGTGCGAATGCGGGAGTCGCGTTGAATCATCTGCAGGGCAATTCCTTTGAGATGAGAGTGAAACGCTATTGGGCTGCGGCCCTGGCTCCGATGATGCCGAAATTGGGAAGATGGCTGGACGAAGGACCATACGGACCGAAAGCCGGACCTTCGGCAAGCAGCAAGTATTAA
- a CDS encoding fumarylacetoacetate hydrolase family protein — protein sequence MKFALFNDFQLGLIENDTVYDIGHAIGAFARKSDCPMVDFIRQFASKTDEWAALKENALRFSLSEVRLRQPLARPGKIVAAPVNYVSHQQEMKEELTARNLGFFLKAQTSIIGPGDTVMLPYADRRIDHELELAFVIGKTAKNVSREEALDYVFGYTGLIDVTLRPDEVHIEERCLRKSFDTFTPIGPWIVTKDEIPNPDDINMVLKVNCEVRQKVNTRDLICNVAELISIYSKIMTLEPGDLIATGTPEGVGPIKKGDAIELEIEGIGQFEVKVDMA from the coding sequence ATGAAATTTGCTTTATTCAATGATTTTCAATTGGGACTGATCGAGAATGATACTGTTTACGATATCGGACATGCCATCGGCGCATTTGCCCGGAAATCGGATTGTCCGATGGTTGATTTTATTCGCCAGTTTGCTTCCAAAACGGATGAATGGGCGGCTCTGAAAGAAAATGCTCTGCGGTTCTCTTTATCGGAGGTGCGGCTGCGGCAGCCGCTGGCCCGGCCGGGTAAAATCGTGGCGGCTCCCGTCAATTATGTGTCCCACCAGCAAGAGATGAAGGAAGAATTAACGGCAAGGAATCTCGGGTTTTTCCTGAAGGCACAGACATCCATTATCGGTCCCGGAGATACGGTTATGCTTCCGTATGCCGATCGCAGGATCGATCATGAATTGGAATTGGCTTTTGTCATCGGAAAAACAGCAAAAAATGTCTCCAGGGAAGAAGCTTTGGATTATGTGTTCGGTTATACCGGTTTGATTGACGTGACGTTAAGACCGGATGAGGTGCACATTGAAGAGCGGTGCCTGAGGAAGTCTTTTGATACTTTCACGCCGATCGGGCCATGGATTGTCACAAAGGACGAAATTCCAAATCCGGATGATATCAATATGGTATTAAAGGTCAACTGCGAGGTCAGACAAAAGGTGAATACCCGCGATCTGATATGCAATGTTGCCGAGTTGATTTCGATCTATTCCAAAATCATGACCTTGGAGCCCGGGGATCTTATCGCAACCGGGACACCCGAGGGTGTCGGTCCGATTAAAAAAGGAGATGCGATTGAACTGGAGATCGAAGGTATTGGTCAATTTGAAGTCAAGGTTGATATGGCTTAA
- a CDS encoding class I adenylate-forming enzyme family protein → MTMTFESESKTISEVLFESVQKYADKIAVIDKDKELTFLDLDRLSLRLAKHLIHMGIRKGDVVALQLPNIWPYIVSFLAVSRIGAIVLPLNLTYRKKELTFMLNHSEAKAAVVAGEWRGFNHMDMMKDLKGLAPSFRHVIACGIGISGADHVFSELLTYDPPGVSMEDIQKNTPALDDMVAIMFTSGTESDPKAVLHSYRTFIPSHMLSGREYQISSDEVILSLTPLAHMFALPVIISAIRNGAKQVMLDLYKPETFIQLLEDRQITFLIAAPAQLIDILSLVKDKASPRSKLRMVLTGGTKIPAKMVEEFRAKFNCVIAAQWGMTEVGAGAYTRPDDPAHLAVETIGRACPFGEIRIFSEDQKELPLGEVGQIGFRGPSLFIEYYKNPRATREALTEGGYFLTGDLGWLDEQGYLHFMGRQKDIINRGGLKVHTAEIEEALMMHSKIRQAAVVSVEDERLGERGLAFVSLRENNQTFTMDEMVKFLQDLGMAKYKIPEFLEVRDELPTTPSGKVRKGDLRNKIQRHD, encoded by the coding sequence ATGACGATGACTTTTGAATCAGAGAGCAAAACCATTTCCGAGGTTTTGTTCGAATCCGTTCAAAAGTACGCAGATAAAATCGCTGTCATTGACAAGGATAAGGAACTGACCTTTCTGGATTTGGACCGGCTGTCGCTTCGCCTTGCAAAGCATCTGATTCATATGGGAATTCGCAAAGGCGATGTGGTGGCGCTTCAGCTGCCGAACATCTGGCCGTATATTGTATCCTTTCTGGCCGTTTCCCGAATCGGCGCAATTGTTCTGCCCTTGAATTTGACATACCGAAAAAAAGAATTGACATTCATGCTGAATCACAGCGAAGCCAAGGCCGCTGTTGTGGCGGGCGAATGGAGAGGCTTTAATCATATGGATATGATGAAGGACTTAAAGGGGCTGGCCCCCAGCTTCCGGCATGTGATTGCTTGCGGTATTGGGATATCCGGCGCGGATCATGTCTTTTCCGAGCTGCTGACCTATGATCCGCCCGGCGTTTCAATGGAAGATATCCAAAAGAATACGCCGGCGCTGGATGACATGGTCGCGATTATGTTCACCTCGGGGACGGAATCCGATCCCAAAGCGGTCCTGCATTCGTATCGGACTTTCATTCCCAGTCATATGCTGAGCGGCCGGGAATATCAGATCAGTTCCGATGAGGTCATTCTATCCTTGACGCCTCTGGCTCATATGTTTGCTCTGCCGGTCATTATTTCGGCGATCCGCAACGGGGCCAAACAGGTGATGCTGGATCTTTACAAGCCGGAAACCTTCATTCAACTGCTCGAAGATCGGCAGATTACGTTTCTTATTGCCGCGCCCGCGCAATTGATCGATATATTGAGCCTTGTGAAAGACAAAGCTTCCCCACGGTCCAAGCTTCGCATGGTTCTCACCGGCGGGACCAAAATCCCGGCGAAAATGGTGGAGGAATTCCGCGCAAAATTCAACTGCGTGATCGCTGCGCAGTGGGGCATGACGGAAGTCGGCGCAGGGGCCTATACGAGACCGGATGACCCTGCACACCTGGCGGTTGAAACGATCGGCCGCGCATGCCCTTTTGGCGAAATCCGAATTTTTTCGGAAGATCAAAAGGAGCTGCCTTTGGGTGAGGTCGGTCAAATCGGCTTCCGCGGCCCATCCCTGTTCATCGAGTATTACAAAAACCCGAGAGCCACTAGGGAAGCTCTGACAGAAGGCGGCTATTTTCTGACGGGGGATTTGGGCTGGTTGGATGAACAAGGGTACCTGCATTTTATGGGCCGCCAAAAAGATATCATCAATCGGGGCGGACTGAAGGTACATACGGCTGAGATTGAAGAAGCCCTGATGATGCACTCCAAAATCCGCCAAGCGGCTGTAGTCAGCGTGGAAGATGAGCGGCTGGGCGAGAGGGGACTGGCTTTCGTTTCATTGAGAGAGAATAACCAGACATTCACTATGGATGAAATGGTAAAATTTTTGCAGGATTTGGGCATGGCTAAATATAAAATACCGGAATTTTTGGAGGTCCGCGACGAACTGCCGACTACCCCGTCGGGAAAGGTGAGAAAGGGAGATCTTCGCAACAAAATTCAACGTCATGATTGA